TTCTACAGTGGAGAAGAATATGATTCACTGAATCTTGATCTCCTTCACACATATAGCATCTATTACTTAGATTAAAACCCCTTTTCTTGCAAATTATCTTGTGTCAAACATGTTTCGCAAGCTGCTATCCATCCAAAGCATGCCACCTTGACTGGAGCTTTTTTCTTCCAAATCATCTTCCAAGGCCAATTGTCAACCCTGTGACTTGACTTCTTAATCAGCATATTATAACAACTTTTGACTGGAAACTTTTATCCTTACCATCTGCCCAGATCAGTGCATCCACCTTACTATGATTAATTGAGACTAAGTCAAGCTGTTGAAGTAAAAGACAATAATCATCTACCTCCCAGTCATTCAAGTTTCTTCTGAGCTCCACCTGCCGTCCTGCCTCTGTGAAAATCAGCAATCATACCATTTAACAGAATAATTGAATAGATAGGATTCTTAGATTTCAAGCATTCCTCCCCTAATTGGTTCAGTTGGTTAAAACTAATTGGTTCAGTTGTCCTCTCCATTAGTCCTATTGAGGAGTGTAGAAAAGTATACAACTCCACTACATTCAATAGGGTAACTTGGACATTCTATTTAAGTTTAGTTTCTCGGTTTGTTTTTATGCATCTTTAGTTTTCCTGTTTACTTGAGCATGGAGTATCATCCTGCTGTTTacgtttttcttttttcatttgtcAGTAAGCTATCTCACGCGGTGAGTATATAGTTGGACATCCTCTACTCGGGTAAAAATGCAATTTCTTTCATCTTGACAAAATAGGATCCAGAAAAAAAATTAGGATAGGCTAGCATATGCTATCTGTTCAGTGAAGCTGGAAGATCATTTGGGGTTGGCTGCATGATTGTTCTGCATATTTTACCTTGATGAGGTGGTTTCATGATTGTTATGCATGTGTTCATTCTGTTAAGGCATGTCTTTGGTTTTCATTATTAGTGAGTGTTTGGTAACACAATTACTTTCTTTCAGGCTCGTTTAAAGTTTTGTATGAtcatttgatttattttcttttctgaAGGGGAACTGAGTGTGGGTGTTGGATAAACATTTGTTCCATTTTGCAAATGTGATTGCTTTCTCTGTTATGAAAATGATGGATATATTTTGCTTTGTTCTTGAAGATTGACAATGGATTGGAGGATGATGAATCAGAAGGCTCCACTGATGGGGGTGATGAGTCATCAGATTTATCAAGGATCACGGAGTTGAGACTTGTGCCATCGGATCCTGATCAATGTACTGCATTTTTGCTCATTGTTTTTACTTGAGTTGTCCTTGAAATCTGTCATCTAGGATAAATGCCTTGTGCTACTTCAGCTCCTAAAGATATGTTTGCTTTGTATGTTCTATTTTGACAGTGGATACTCTCTTCCAGATCTTTTGTGAATGTGCTGAGCTTAATCCTGAACCAATTGAAGGTGGTTATTTATTTCTTTGGACATACTCCAAACAAACatctttttctcattttcttctgACCAGTCATGTTTCTACTTGACTAAACCCTGGTATTGCTTTTTCCAGGGGAGGAAGAAGAGCATAATTGGATCTTCAGTGCAGATCAGCTGGAAAATCAGGAAGCTGGTATGGAATTGATAGGCAATTGTTTGTTTTAAGAAACCAATTTTTGTTTTGCCAACTAACTTCTACTGTTATTGGTCTAACTTTTGAAGAGGAAGAATCTGAATGGACGTTTTCTCAGAATCTGACACATTCTATTGGTCATTCAAATGGAGATCACGACTTAGCTCATACTGTGCTTCAGGTATGCCTGTTATTGATTTGGTTTGAGACTTGAACTTAAGAACTGTGATTATTCTATTGTCATTTGTCTTTTGTTTGGCTTGTTGGTAGGTTGTTGGGTTTGGGTGGCATGGGAGATGAACAAATTAAATACTTAGTTTCTAGAGTGACAGGCAGAGTCTCGCTATATATTTGGCAGGCACTGTCAAGGGAGCTCCTCTTGGCTGATTGTCTCAAGTAACTCCTCATGTTTTTAGATTGATGCTAGATAAACTATTATCAATAATTGCATGTGCAATTTCACTATAGCTCTGGCATATGCTGAGCCCTTCTATAATACACCTCGCCGTCTAAgtttgtttattattattattattattattttggggtggGGAGTGGTTTCACTTTCAGGTCTATAAGAGTAGGTTGAGATATGACATAAGAGCATCTTCATGCTTTCTGCTCTAGTTGTTTCACATGGAACTTCTAGTGCATATATTGGCAAAGGTTTGAGAATTGAGACGTTTACTTTTCTTACTGCAGCTTCAAATTAATgatcaaaggtttgaagatgcaGAGGAAATGGATAGCGACAGCAAAAATGGTCATCACTAAGGCGTCACCATTCTGAATCAGATTATTTTCTTGATCTTGGGTATCATTATCTCACAACGAACTTTTGATGTATACTAAGTGTGTCAACCTGGTCCTGTTTCTCACATTTCCGATGTTCTTGCGGAAATGTTGATTCAAATTTTTAGATCTTTTGCCCAAAAAGATTACATGATATTCAGGAATTAATAGTTATTGCATATCAGAACCTGTGAGTAGTGCGAGCCAAGACCACATAGCTTAAGTTGAAGGCAGTTTTTGTTGGGTTTTTCCCTGTCTTGTGCCCTTCGTTCGAATTTTTAGCTCAGTTATGGTGATGACCTTAAAACTTCCAGGGATATCTGTGTGTACACTTCAATCTAGTTACTCATTATCTCGCCCAAATAAGCAGGGTAAATGGAAAGCACAACTTTCTGGCCCTCTAGCTCTCCCTCTTCAAGTGCCTGACATTGTTACACTCAAGATTCTCTCAAGTTCTTCCGGTTGTTTCGTGTTTGAGCTTCAAAAAATGTACACGTTGAAAATTATTCCTCATCAATAAAATACATGAACCTTTAAGAAGTATGATCAATGACACCACATTCCTCATGTAGCTGCTCTAATTTACACATGCGAGTGCGTTGAAGAGCTTACTAAGATGAGAATTCTCAAGTAGATAATTACTTTTGAGTAAATgctattttattttgtatatgaAAAAGATGCAAACTCATAAGCTCTTTGACAGTATGAGCCCGgtctatttttaataattaatttgccAAACGCATAATAAGTTAGTACAGCTATTCGACACTTGTGTATTATGATCACAAAACAGCTTTCTATTTGGGGACGTCCTTTTTGGAAGAATTAATACCAACATGAGCACAATTAGGATTTTGGTGTACGGTCCTACAAAATGACCCATCTTCATGTTGCTTTGACAAAATTTTGCTGCAAATCCTCCGTAGCTGGAACAATTAAACAACAGACATCAGTTGAGTTTTGATCAAACTCACTTTCCAATAGTCTGAATTCCAATCCTTATATCTTTCTTGGGCATGAGCACAAGATTCAAAAGCCAATTAGATAATAGTTTGACTCAAACTGCAAACTGTCTCACCACAAGTAAGCAATTATCATCTATCAACAAAATAGAATCAGAAATGTTTACTATTTGGGATCCACATCGTGAATGATGCGTCTGTGTGCATGTTGCTAAACAGCCTACCTTACTATGCCTTAAAATGAACAAGTGAGATGCGACCACTGGCATTTCACTTTGTTCGGCAAGTTAAAATAATCTTAGGATAACTTTGGGCTTTTGATCACTTTTGTAGAGTAAGCCGAAGATCTTTTGGCTGTGCAGAGTTTTAAGATAGAATCAAATTGTTGGTTGACTTCTTACGTTCTTCGTCCAATAAAGAAGGGCCCGAAATACATGGAACAACTCGAAGTTCATGAAATAATGGCTAAGGCGCATAATATGAATCCACACATGCCCCCAGATTGACTTGCATGCAAATGCAGTCCTAAATAGCATTAACATAATCATCATAAGAGCaataaaagacatgaaaaaatggAAGTAAATTTTGATGAGGGACAGTAAAGAAGGAAGCACAATTCATTAAGACTGTGAGATGACTAACATAATGAAATCTCCCCAACTGGAAGTCATTAATACAGTTGTTCAAGgttaaaaaaataaaggaaaatcaaaTATTCCGGTCCACTAAAAATTAAAATACCTATACAAGTTTTCGATATTTTCTTGTGCCAAGCTCATAGACCCTCCTACTTTCTGTTTTGGGTACATCTATTTGCTCAGTAGCTAAAAGCTTCATTAGTAATGTCACCAAAAACTCTTTTTCTTCTCACTAATTGAATAGTAATCAAGATACCAATTAAGAAACTTCTGTATCCCCATCTGCAAATCTGTACTAGGCTTATATCCAAATTCCTTTTGAGCATAGCTAATATTAGCATGAGTAAACATCACATCCCCATTTCTTGGCAATGGCAACACATTCTTTTTAGCCTTTACTTTAAGCAACTTCTCCAATAGACTAACCAGCTTAGTAACTGGAACAGGTGAAGTATTCCCCAAATTGAACACTCTCAATTGCGCATTTCCCTTCTTCTTCCCACCACTTCCTGTACTCTTCTCAGCTGTATCCAATGCCCCTAAACACCCTTTCACTATATCATCAATGTAAGTAAAATCCCTTGCTACACTTTTATTATTAGAACCTTCAAACACATTAATACTCTTTCCCTTTAATATAttctttgtgaagaagaaatacgCCATATCAGGCCGACCCCAGGGTCCATAAACAGTGAAAAATCTCAGCCCTGTAATTGAAAGACCATAGATATGGTTATAAGTATGAGCAATCTCTTCACCAGCTTTCTTTGTGGCGGCGTAAAGACTTGCTGGTTGATCCGTTCGATCTTTTTCTGAAAAGGGTGCTTTAGAATTAAGTCCATAAACAGAGCTAGACGATGCCCAAACAATTGCAGGCTGTGGATTAGCTGATTTACAGGCCTCGAAAACGCTAACGAGACCTGCAATATTACTGTGGATATAAGAACCAGGATTTTTCATAGCGTAACGAACGCCAGCTTGTGCAGCTAAGTGCATTACGTGAGTAAATGCCACAATGTCAAAAAGCTTCTTGAGTAAATGACTGTCATTAATATCACCTTCAATAACAAAAATCCCATTACGTTCTAACAATTTCTGACGAGCTCTTTTCAATGATGGATCGTAATAGCTGTTGAAATTGTCCAGACCGACGACGCCGTCCCCGCGCCGTTTCAGGGCGGCGGAAACGTGGGACCCGACGAAACCGGCAACACCGGTGACGAGGATGGTAAAATGACCGGAACGAGATCGGGCAGAGGATTTGACACGCTTTTCCCATTGTGGGCTGCCCCATTTCATCTTGGGGTGGATAGATGGGGAATCAGAAGGAGGAGAGTGGAAACATATGAAAAGAATGGTACCTGCAAAAAGTGTGGTCCAGAAAATAAGCTTCGTGATTGAATATGTCCATCTACTACGGTGTTTGTCCATTGTTTAATAGATTGATTGCTAAATTAGCAGTAAAAATCTACAATCTACAACAACGGAAAATGTTTGTTGATGATAATAATAAAGATTCATTCCCATTGAACATGGGGGAATTCTTGACTCGTAAAATAGAGCTGAAGTGGGAATATCAATGGTGccgtttaaaaaaaaaatttaagaaaaagggTTTGTTGCAATTGGTGTTTATCTAAGAGCTTTAAGATTGGATTGGATATATACGTCTTCTTGAAAACCAGGTCTGAGATATGAAAAAAAGGataacagagagagagagagagaggagggggggggggggggaggatctGGGATAAAGAAGGAATAGAGGGATGCGCACGCAAAAGAAGAACAAAAGGTTACTGTAAATGTGGGGGCAAAGAAAAGAATAagatggagagagagagagagagagaaacagCCGTTAGGGGAAGAGGTTGGACGTAAGTCGGAGACCGTACAAAACGGGAGATGGAGATGAGAGTATCGTCAGAGTTTTTCTCAGCATAACGGTGTACCCTTGTCCCTTTCATTATTTTCCCATCACTATTTGCTTCTAACTACTTTTTTAATCGTTACAAGTTTCGTGAAAGAAAGAGGATTTTTTCTCCCAAAACTTTCATTTTTAGATCTTTGCCCGACTAACTTTCCGagcattttaatttttttccctGAAGTGCTAaatctattttttatttatttttgggatgACAATAGACATGAATTAAGgataaatttcacaaatggtcatATAACTATAACTTTTTTTCATCATAGTCATATAACTTTATTTTTTcacacaaaaataatataattatgatttttcccccaaagtcatataactatattttctcacataaaaattataaaacttttactaactcACACAACATTATAGtgattgaaaaatataatttttagtagtattttcttattttgtggtttttattttttattttcagtctaAGAAATGATAACCAATTAAAATAGGGATGACCCAACTCGACCTGGCCCACCCAACACAATACTCATATATAAAAactaaaataatactaaaagtgaataGTAAATTCTTCAAAACATGTTActtctatcttcttcttttttcaagatttttattCAAATTGATAGCATTTTTATTTCGAGTGCTCTCTAATTATAcgttttatttctttatttttgtgttaGAATCTCATGCATACCGACCTAAGTTTTTTATGGGGGAAGAATTAactttttgtattattttaactTGCGTATATGGTTATTGGGTCAGGCTGGGTTGGGTCATTCCtattttaaggaaaaaatataaaattaactgaccggtcgaaactaattgcatttgttagccaaatatatatatagaatgtgtatgttatatgacttagaagatgacgaAATTGAGTCGGTTCTGCTGACAAAGTTCGGAGAAACCCCGTCGAAAGGAGCGgtaatatggtatcacaacctacccccTAATTCGATTGATTTgcttgctatgcttgcagatgcctttgtaAAAGTTCAGGccagggccatcaaggtcgaggcCAGAAAATCGGACCTCTTTTAAGTGAAACAAAGAGATAACAAAATGCTCGGGGAATTCAtgtcgaggtttcaaatggaacgaatggacctgcctCCAATTgtggacgattgggccgttcaggcattcactcaaggactcaaCCCCCAAAGCTCCTTGGATTCACAGCAACTGAAACAGAATTTGATAGAGTACCCGACGGTAATTTGGGCTGACGTCCATaacaggtaccaatcaaaaatcagagtcgaggatgatAAGTTCGGAGCCCCCTCCGTGTTCGTGTATCCCATCAGAACTAATTACAGGTCTAAAAGAGTCGTCGGTCATGAACCAAGACCaaacagagatcgatatcaaccatatagAGAAGATCGAAGGGGTAGCGGATCCGGACGTAACCCTgtgagaaatgaaaaaaaaagagcgaTCGAGGCCACAATAGCAggggactcatgagtaaaaaTGGTTTTGACAGGCTATTCGGGGCCAGAGAGGCACCGAgactatcggaatacaacttcactGTCGATGCTGCCGATATCGTATCTGCCATCGgacacatcaaagataccaagtggcctcggCCACTATAGTCCGATCCTGCCCAAAGAGACCCCAACCTGATATGTAAGTATTATGGCACTCACGACTATAGGACTGAAGACTGCTGACAACTAAGAGAAGAAGTGGCCCGATTATTCAATAACGGGCACCTCCAGGAATTTCtaagcgatcgagccaaaaatcacttcaggaatagggactccaacaaacaGATCGAGCGAGAGGAACCTtagcacgtcatcaacatgattATTGGTGGAGTCGAAATCCCCTAAGGGACCAATGCTAAAGCACACTGAGGTATCCATTACAAGGGAAAAACAAACCCAAGACTACATGCCGGAGGGGACCATCTCATTCAACGATGAGGATGATGAAGGCATCGTGCAAccgcataatgatgcactggtaatatctatactcataaataaatctcaagttaagcgtgtgttaattgatcccgGTAGCTCAGCCAAtataatcagatcgagggtcgtagagcaactggGTCTGTAAGACCAAATAGTTCCCGCCGTCCGGgttttaaacggattcaacatggcatgcaaAACTACTAAAATAGAGATAATCCTGCCGGTGAACACCGCATGGACCATTCAAGAAAcgaagttctacgtgatcgatggggatatgagatataatgccctattcggaaggccgtggatgcacaacatgagggcaataccCTCGATACTACACCAGGCACTGAAGTTCCCCACACCGGGAGGGATCAAGACAATTTACGGAGAGCAACCAGCCACAAAAGAAATATTCGCGGTTGATGAGGTGATCCCAATATCCGCactctcgacatcaaagaacCCGGAGCCGGTTA
This DNA window, taken from Nicotiana tabacum cultivar K326 chromosome 4, ASM71507v2, whole genome shotgun sequence, encodes the following:
- the LOC107816851 gene encoding chloride conductance regulatory protein ICln; this encodes MENMSGLRFFVERTGDGAGQPVLDADNGEELMHVQPGTAIVLGSRQPESPGTLYITTKQVVWLSDTDRSKGYAVDFLSVSLHAVSRDPEAYQDPCLYAQIDNGLEDDESEGSTDGGDESSDLSRITELRLVPSDPDQLDTLFQIFCECAELNPEPIEGEEEEHNWIFSADQLENQEAEEESEWTFSQNLTHSIGHSNGDHDLAHTVLQLQINDQRFEDAEEMDSDSKNGHH
- the LOC107816850 gene encoding UDP-glucuronate 4-epimerase 3-like, yielding MDKHRSRWTYSITKLIFWTTLFAGTILFICFHSPPSDSPSIHPKMKWGSPQWEKRVKSSARSRSGHFTILVTGVAGFVGSHVSAALKRRGDGVVGLDNFNSYYDPSLKRARQKLLERNGIFVIEGDINDSHLLKKLFDIVAFTHVMHLAAQAGVRYAMKNPGSYIHSNIAGLVSVFEACKSANPQPAIVWASSSSVYGLNSKAPFSEKDRTDQPASLYAATKKAGEEIAHTYNHIYGLSITGLRFFTVYGPWGRPDMAYFFFTKNILKGKSINVFEGSNNKSVARDFTYIDDIVKGCLGALDTAEKSTGSGGKKKGNAQLRVFNLGNTSPVPVTKLVSLLEKLLKVKAKKNVLPLPRNGDVMFTHANISYAQKEFGYKPSTDLQMGIQKFLNWYLDYYSISEKKKSFW